The following nucleotide sequence is from Anopheles stephensi strain Indian chromosome 3, UCI_ANSTEP_V1.0, whole genome shotgun sequence.
TATTTCGACCGTCGACCACACCAGGTTTGCGAcacccaaaaacaaacccgttcCTTCGTTCGTTAGTTCATCCTCGTTTCATGTGGGCGTGGGCGAAAGGGGGTTAGGAGTGGGATGGGGGGGTCCACAAAAGGTGAGGCCTAAGTTTTGCCAAATTTTCATAAGTTGGTTAAGGTCGGTTCTtcccaaacacacgcacagcaaGCTCCTCACCCCGTTCGCAACTCGCGAGCGATTTCACGAATCGAggcgaaaaacaaataaaatcaagATCAACCGGTAAACTAAGGCGGCACACACGTTTGGCGCATTTGTAAACTTTGTGCCCAAAAGGAATTTGGAATTGGAGggagggaggaaaaacaaaaccaaaacaaaaaaaaatacagaaacCTAACGGATATGGCATAATGCGTAATTTATGCTTAtgcgatttggtgtgtgtcGCGCGAAGTTTGGTGAATGTGGTGGCACATGTGGCGCCCTCGCCGCGGGCACATATCGTTTTCGTTGGATTGAGGAACGATACGATAAGCTGCCGACGGCCGGATTTTACATCATTGTGGCAAACCGATTGTCCCGCTGCTATTGACTGACGACGCCGTAGTACGCTCCTCTATCATGCGCTACTGCCAAGCGTTTGATAACGGCATTCCAAATCGATTCTTACCGAACCGACTGGTGTGTTGGGATAATACTACAACGGCAGAACGacacacccaaaaaaaaacatgtgaTACATATTATCCTTCCAAGAATAATCACGATCATGTGCGGTGCGGTGCGCACAGTTCAAAGCTGTACAAATAAATTATGCTCAGCAACAGATCTTCAGTGAAGGCAAACAAATCTGTTTTTCCACCCCGCCCCACGAAAAACCCTTTTGCTGCAGGGGTAAGCGGAAGAAACAGATCTGCCAACGAGATGCCTCTCGATCTTATCGCGGCACTATGCTTTTAAAAAGCACGAACTTGCCCCGAACGGGAAGCGCTTTGACGGGGTGGCGGCATATGGTTTGGCGCGATTCCGATAGTCGGAAACGAACGCTGTTGGCAGTTTGAGGAGGTCTCGTACAGGTACGCTGCGTTTGGATGCTCACACATGAACCATGCTGATTCTTTTCTCGATTAGGGTTTATCACATAAGATAACCTTTTTTGTAGGCGAAAAGCTGGATGAGTAGTATTTGCTTTTGCTATAATGTGTGTAATttgtaacatattttttaaatgatgtagaaGTTTTAGTGTGGGgtgatccggtggccgaggcaataacggcgccggtcttcacacggccggaccgggattcaagtcccatccagagaccgcctccccgtacgcagggctgactactttactatgggtaaaattaaggcACAGacagtcagaaatggcaggccgagaccactcgaggttgtagtgccaaggaagaagaagtctttCAGAATCAATGGTAGAATCAAGGGTACAATGAAGCCAAGGTAGCCAAAACATGGCAAACCAAAACCCCATGGCTTTTTGGGTCGAAAAAGATCAAAAACAATCTATCTCTTGTTTAAACCTTGATCCTTATGGATGATAAACTATAATCTTCTCCCTATTGGAAGGGGCTATGCGCAGAGGGCATTTATGCTTCCAGAATTCCTGGAAGTTTCTTGATAAAACATGGCTTTAGTTGGCTAATTCTGATCATATCTAGTAATTCGAgagatgaagtttttttttaattcttctaAGGTCATCAAGAAGTAGCTCATAGTATATGATGTATTTGCATTCCCACCACTAAACTACGTGTACTGCTGGTGCATAGGTTGCGAATTTGCTTCATAAGATTAAGGCGGTTAATTGGCGTGCCACCTGCCAACTTAATACCGACCTAGCCAGCATACTATCATCCGACAATGTCATCCCATTTTTACACgcatcagcaacctgtaccgagCGATATAAATTCAAAGCACAATAGTTTAAAGCAAACGTTAATTGGGTGAAACATGTTCAAGCTTTTGGATAAGAGTTTCAGTCCTCAAGCACGTCGTCATGCGGCCTCATGTTTATCCAATTCCAATTTATCATAAAACTACACCCAATAAACGACTAGCTCTCCTAAACAAGCCACCAACCATTTGCAGGCTAGTAAAACTCTAAATTGTCCAAGCCAAAACCACAAAGAAACATTAGCATTCCAGCATTGCAAAGCTAACAAGCACTCTGAGCAGTCTCGCTTTATCTTTGCTTCCTTGCATTGCATTTCATTGTGCATTCGGCTCATATTCTCTACCACTCGCACAGCTGCCACAAAGCATATGTTGTCGCTGTGGCCGTCGGTTGCATTCCAATGGTCCAACTCTGAGGTCCAGCCTGAGCCTCTCTGACCGTTCATCATCCTgcaattattgttttattttggccTTTTTCCTTCATTCACTCTGTAccggtttttttctcctttcttgGTGCCAAGCAAGCGGTGCCAGCGGAACGGAGAGCTTGAAAGCAAACGCGAATCAGCTTTCAATTATGTTGTCGTTTAACAAATTTACAAAACAGACAAATTACCCGTGTCCCGTGTTGGAGCTTATGTTTAATTACATTCAACAGATAAGCGTAGCATGATAGGCGGCTAATGGTGACCATTACGGCAGTGTTTAGATTGGCTACAAAGCTTCTTTTGCTACAAGAAACCGGGTCTGAGCGGAGGCACTATTTATAGCCGAGCATTATTCGTGTGCTCCTCCAGTCGAAATACTGGACTACCATACCGCCATGGGGGGAGGAGAGTGGCCTACTAATGGCTCACTTCGACAAAGTTTTCCCTCCTTTTTTCCCTCGGGGGCTCGGTTTTGGTGATAGTTTCGGGGAGTGAAGTGGAAGGAAACAATAACACGTATCAAACTCCCCGAGGGCTGGCTGTTAACTAAGACCGCAAACTCTTGAGATGCGAACCTGGGTCGAAAGAGCCGGCGGGTCTAGCCCGGTGTTTCATAATTCCGTAAAATCTATTCGAAGGTTTTCTGGAACTGGACCGGATGGAATGGGAAAGGAGTGCATCGCCTATCTAAACGTTTGTCCGGACGACCGCGGACGTCGTTACATCATCGAGAGCGTCTTAAGACGAACTGAAGCCGGTAACATGGGGAGACGGCCGCTCGTGCTCGTGGCAGCGTGTGTTTATCTTACTGCTTTGATGGATCAGCTATTCTCGGCGAAATCTACCGGTGATCGTGAGTTGGTTCACTGGTTCAATTAAAGAGCCTGGCTCCACGAAAACGGTACCAGTTCGGTGGTGTTGAATAGCAAGTAGATCGTGGTGGAAAGAATTGCTTTCTTCAGCCGGCTGGATCTTCATGATCATCAATCGATTCAAAATTCAATCCATGCGCGTGCTTGGGCCGGGGATTTCACACGTTCTCCATTTCGCGACTAAGAGAACGTCACAACTGATCAGCAATACCTAAGCGGGACACGTCATCACCACCTCGCCGCAGGGTTATTATGTATCATCGACCTGAAACTGATCGTACAATCTGTACAATGACTCACTTTGAGTGGAGCTTTGTTTGTGTCGCGATCAGTTGATCGTTGAGCAGTACCCGGTTTGAGATGTGCATCAAACATGTAAATGCCATAAGAGAGCGCACACGGGGAATGATGGAAGGTTTCGCGTGGCCATCATCTTTGCACTTTGGTAGGGATGGTAGGGATGGAATGCACAGATTCTagagaaagaaaggaatcgGAAGAGTTGTTCATAGGTGTGCGTCATACTTGGCAGACATTTAAAGAACTTTTGGGTCAGAAAATGATTGGATCAGTACGAGTGTTTCTCTCGTGGCGTATTAAAAACTCTATGAAGGGTAGAGGTTGTTCCTTGCAAGATTATTCCTCCTTTTGATGCATCCTAATTAAAGCTTCTTTAGACTGAAATTGAATCcgagtggcggatcaacctaggagcggaggAAGCCACTGCTCGGGGCCTCGTCCGTTAGGGGGGTCTTATCGACTAGGAAACTCCTGATGGCCTTGCTCTCAAACGATCCACAACTAGAGGTGCTTCAACTGCTATTctgctcggggcctccaaaaaCTTTAATTCGCCACTTTCCGGGGTTATCCTCTCTTTGTTGGAGGGTTAAGGAAAATTAAACTCCTCTGGGAACTCACTGACTCAGGGAGTTAACGTGAGCTCTTGTTCTGGACATCCTTGGATGATCTTGGATGAAGACTCTGTGGTTAATCAAAGTAAAGTCTCCCATAGTTTGTCGAAGTAAAATTCTTATCGTTTAATGTCTGAGATAAAGGAGGTTTCTTTAGGGATACTTACCTTCAAGTTTCTGGCGAGCTCGAGTGTCAACCTCTCGATCAGGCACAAACTTAAGTCATCAAACAATGCCATTAAGACAGGACCAACTATCAAATCAAGGACGTCGGAAATGGCAAGCTAACACCATTCAAACCATACTCTCAAAGCACCTTCGAAAGTACTCGTATTAAATAAACTCTCAAATCAAATGTTTATCGtacgtttttcttctttttcgtaaCACCTGCAGCCCGGCCTGGATGAGGTGGTCCGTCAGTGCCGCAACCGCAACCTGTTCTTCTCCACCGACATCGAGAAAGCCATCCAGGAAGCGGAGCTCATCTTCATCTCCGTTAACACGCCCACCAAAACGTACGGCAATGGGCGAGGCCGTGCGGCGGATCTGAAGTACGTCGAGGGCTGCGCCCGCATGATCGCCGAGATGTCACAGAACAGTAAGATCGTGGTGGAGAAGAGCACGGTACCGGTACGGGCGGCCGAAAGCATCATGCACATCCTCAAGGCCAACCACAAACCGGGCGTTAAGTATGACATCCTATCGAACCCGGAGTTTCTTGCCGAAGGCACGGCAGTGGAGGACCTGCTCAAGCCCGACCGTGTCCTGATCGGGGGCGAGCAAACGCCCGAAGGGCAGGCAGCGATCGAAAAGCTGTGCTGGGTGTACGAGCATTGGATCCCGAAGAAGAACATCATCACGACCAACACGTGGAGCTCGGAGTTGTCGAAGCTGGCGGCGAACGCATTCCTGGCGCAGCGCATTTCCTCCATCAACTCGCTGTCGGCCGTGTGTGAGGCGACCGGTGCGGACGTATCGGAGGTGGCCCGTGCCGTGGGGCTGGATTCACGCATTGGGCCAAAGTTTTTGCAGGCATCGGTCGGGTTCGGGGGCAGCTGCTTCCAGAAGGATATCCTCAATCTGGTGTACATCTGCGAGGGGCTCAATCTGCCCGAGGTGGCCGCCTACTGGCAGCAGGTGATCGACATGAACGATTACCAGAAGACGCGCTTCTCGCAGAAGATTATCGAGTGCCTGTTCAACACGGTCACCGACAAGCGCATCTCGATACTGGGCTTTGCGTTTAAGAAAAACACCGGCGACACGCGCGAAACGCCCGCGATTACCGTCTGCCGGACGCTGCTGGACGAGGGCGCCCAGCTGAACATCTACGATCCGAAGGTGGAACCGGAGCAGATCATTGCCGACCTGACGCACCCGAAGGTTACCGAGAGCCCGGAGCACGTGAAGCGGGCGGTGCAGATCTTTGCCGATCCGTACGATGCGGTCCGGGGCACGCATGCCCTCGTCGTGTGCACCGAATGGGATGAGTTTGTCGTATGTCATCAATGTCACCGCCACATCGCGTCGAAGCCGACGGTTGCGGGACATCCGAACCAAACCTACCACCACCTTCCGCCCCACCATCCTTCGTCAAACCACGAACCACGGTGCCCGGTCGATTCTAATACTGTACCCGTTGtcccttttgctttcttcccgCAGAGTCTCAACTACGAGCGCATCTACGCGTCGATGATGAAGCCGGCGTACATCTTCGACGGGCGCAAGATACTGCCGCACGAGCGGCTCCAACAGATCGGATTCCACGTGCAGACGATCGGGAagcggctgctgcagcaggaCAGCACCGCGCCCACTGCGCGGCCCGCCCTACCGGCGCCGGTGGTGGCCCACCATCTGACGAATGGGCATGGGCCGCTACCGGCCAACGGGGACGGCCCCAGTGCGCAGGCCTAGTAGCTCTGTTGCCTCGTagatagtagtagtagtagtagtgccgCTAGTGACATCGCTTCACCCGACGACACCGACCACCCGGACCACCGTGACCCGCGGCGCATAGCCTTCGATGCGGCCGCCGGCTGGTTGCAGTGCTTCCTGCGTATGGATTGTACCGGAGCGTCGACGAAACCACCCGCCGCCACCGCTGCCGATCGTGCGACGTCGGGTCGGCTAGCGCGACGATCGTCACCaccgccagcaccaccaccgacaccgCACCGCTTCCAGCTCGGTTGCCGGATCGTGCGTACCGTGCGTACCAGCGTCCAGAGTGACGCCATCCTTGGCGGTGTAACGTCCACGGTGGAAAGTCTGCTCGGGCAAAGGCCGCGCAGCAGAACGAGAAGCACACCCGGCGGCAGCACATCCGGTGACGACAACATTACGATACCACCGGAAGATAGAAAGTATTACTACTGATGATGGTTGCCGCCGCCGTTCGGgtgggtcggtcggtcgtgCGTGCGTGGCAACTACTCTTCTCGAGGGGCTCTATCCTGCGCTTTCACCACCTATCATCCTCCAACTATCTTCGCTTCCTTCGTGCGCCGTTGCATTTAGGCTTAAGACGACCGTATGTGAGAGACACGACGCAGGGGCCGTACACATCACCACAGTGGTGCTTTTTCTACATTTAGGTTAGGAATGATGGCGCCATCTTCTCTCGAACGGGAGGGCGCCCAATCGAAACGAATCTATACTCAAGTAGTGCTTTCGCGTATTATCCTCTTCCCATTGTATGTATCCCTCCCTGTAGCTGCATAGACAAGGCAAggcgagagatag
It contains:
- the LOC118509910 gene encoding UDP-glucose 6-dehydrogenase isoform X3 yields the protein MIAEMSQNSKIVVEKSTVPVRAAESIMHILKANHKPGVKYDILSNPEFLAEGTAVEDLLKPDRVLIGGEQTPEGQAAIEKLCWVYEHWIPKKNIITTNTWSSELSKLAANAFLAQRISSINSLSAVCEATGADVSEVARAVGLDSRIGPKFLQASVGFGGSCFQKDILNLVYICEGLNLPEVAAYWQQVIDMNDYQKTRFSQKIIECLFNTVTDKRISILGFAFKKNTGDTRETPAITVCRTLLDEGAQLNIYDPKVEPEQIIADLTHPKVTESPEHVKRAVQIFADPYDAVRGTHALVVCTEWDEFVVCHQCHRHIASKPTVAGHPNQTYHHLPPHHPSSNHEPRCPVDSNTVPVVPFAFFPQSLNYERIYASMMKPAYIFDGRKILPHERLQQIGFHVQTIGKRLLQQDSTAPTARPALPAPVVAHHLTNGHGPLPANGDGPSAQA
- the LOC118509910 gene encoding UDP-glucose 6-dehydrogenase isoform X2, translated to MVISKICCIGAGYVGGPTCSVMALKCPDIQITVVDRSTERIAQWNSDKLPIYEPGLDEVVRQCRNRNLFFSTDIEKAIQEAELIFISVNTPTKTYGNGRGRAADLKYVEGCARMIAEMSQNSKIVVEKSTVPVRAAESIMHILKANHKPGVKYDILSNPEFLAEGTAVEDLLKPDRVLIGGEQTPEGQAAIEKLCWVYEHWIPKKNIITTNTWSSELSKLAANAFLAQRISSINSLSAVCEATGADVSEVARAVGLDSRIGPKFLQASVGFGGSCFQKDILNLVYICEGLNLPEVAAYWQQVIDMNDYQKTRFSQKIIECLFNTVTDKRISILGFAFKKNTGDTRETPAITVCRTLLDEGAQLNIYDPKVEPEQIIADLTHPKVTESPEHVKRAVQIFADPYDAVRGTHALVVCTEWDEFVSLNYERIYASMMKPAYIFDGRKILPHERLQQIGFHVQTIGKRLLQQDSTAPTARPALPAPVVAHHLTNGHGPLPANGDGPSAQA
- the LOC118509910 gene encoding UDP-glucose 6-dehydrogenase isoform X1 — encoded protein: MVISKICCIGAGYVGGPTCSVMALKCPDIQITVVDRSTERIAQWNSDKLPIYEPGLDEVVRQCRNRNLFFSTDIEKAIQEAELIFISVNTPTKTYGNGRGRAADLKYVEGCARMIAEMSQNSKIVVEKSTVPVRAAESIMHILKANHKPGVKYDILSNPEFLAEGTAVEDLLKPDRVLIGGEQTPEGQAAIEKLCWVYEHWIPKKNIITTNTWSSELSKLAANAFLAQRISSINSLSAVCEATGADVSEVARAVGLDSRIGPKFLQASVGFGGSCFQKDILNLVYICEGLNLPEVAAYWQQVIDMNDYQKTRFSQKIIECLFNTVTDKRISILGFAFKKNTGDTRETPAITVCRTLLDEGAQLNIYDPKVEPEQIIADLTHPKVTESPEHVKRAVQIFADPYDAVRGTHALVVCTEWDEFVVCHQCHRHIASKPTVAGHPNQTYHHLPPHHPSSNHEPRCPVDSNTVPVVPFAFFPQSLNYERIYASMMKPAYIFDGRKILPHERLQQIGFHVQTIGKRLLQQDSTAPTARPALPAPVVAHHLTNGHGPLPANGDGPSAQA